From the genome of Bradyrhizobium elkanii USDA 76, one region includes:
- a CDS encoding cytochrome P450, translated as MDMMLNPLNRRHRLRHDIPVVPGAFPLVGHLPAVVCDLPRLLRRAERRLGNHFWLDFGPAGHLMTSLDPDALALLRHKDVSSALIEDIAPELFGGTLVTQDGIAHRQARDAIQAALLPKGLTQAGIGELFAPVIRARVQRWRDRGDVTILRETGDLMLKLIFSLMGIPAQDLPGWRRKYQQLLQLIVAPPVDLPGLPLRRGRAARDWIDARLREFVRAAREHASRTGLINDMVSAFDRSDDALSDDVLVANIRLLLLGGHDTTASTMAWMVIELARQPGLWDTLVEEAQRVGTVPTRHADLAQCPVAEAMFRETLRVYPATPLLVRRALRELRLGQRRIPAGTDLCIPLLHFSTSALLHEAPDQFRLARWLQRTEPIRPVDMLQFGTGPHVCMGYHLAWLELVQFCIALALTMHEAGVRPRLLSGVEKGRRYYPTAHPSMTIRIGFS; from the coding sequence CCCGGTCGTGCCCGGCGCTTTCCCCTTGGTCGGTCATCTTCCCGCCGTCGTCTGCGACCTGCCGCGCCTGCTGCGGCGCGCGGAACGGAGGCTGGGCAACCACTTCTGGCTGGATTTCGGCCCTGCCGGACACCTGATGACCAGTCTGGATCCGGATGCTCTCGCACTGCTCCGGCACAAGGACGTATCCTCGGCGCTGATCGAAGACATCGCGCCCGAATTGTTTGGCGGAACGTTGGTTACCCAGGACGGCATCGCGCACCGGCAGGCGCGCGATGCGATCCAGGCGGCGCTTCTGCCCAAGGGGCTGACCCAGGCCGGCATCGGCGAGCTGTTCGCGCCCGTCATCCGGGCGCGCGTGCAGAGGTGGCGCGACCGCGGCGACGTAACCATCTTGCGCGAAACCGGCGATCTGATGCTTAAGCTGATCTTCAGTCTCATGGGAATCCCCGCGCAGGACCTGCCGGGATGGCGTCGCAAGTACCAGCAACTGCTGCAGTTGATCGTCGCGCCCCCGGTCGACCTGCCCGGACTGCCCTTGCGGCGCGGCCGCGCCGCCCGTGACTGGATCGATGCGCGGTTGCGCGAGTTCGTCCGCGCCGCGCGCGAACATGCCTCGCGCACCGGGTTGATCAACGACATGGTGAGCGCCTTCGATCGCAGCGACGATGCGCTTTCCGATGACGTCCTGGTCGCCAATATCCGCTTGCTGCTGCTTGGTGGTCACGACACCACCGCCTCGACGATGGCCTGGATGGTGATCGAGCTGGCGCGGCAGCCTGGGCTGTGGGACACCCTGGTCGAGGAGGCGCAACGCGTGGGCACGGTGCCGACCCGGCACGCGGACCTGGCGCAGTGTCCGGTCGCCGAGGCGATGTTCCGCGAGACGCTGCGCGTGTATCCGGCGACGCCGCTCCTAGTGCGTCGCGCACTGCGTGAATTGAGACTCGGCCAACGGCGCATTCCCGCGGGCACCGATCTGTGCATCCCACTGCTGCATTTCTCCACCTCGGCGCTGCTGCACGAGGCGCCTGATCAGTTTCGGCTGGCGCGGTGGCTGCAACGCACCGAGCCGATCCGGCCGGTGGACATGCTGCAGTTCGGTACCGGCCCACACGTCTGCATGGGCTACCACCTGGCATGGCTGGAACTGGTGCAGTTCTGTATCGCCTTGGCGCTGACCATGCACGAGGCCGGGGTGCGGCCGCGGTTGCTAAGCGGCGTCGAAAAAGGCCGGCGCTATTACCCGACCGCACATCCGTCCATGACGATCCGCATCGGATTCTCATGA